The following are encoded in a window of Acropora muricata isolate sample 2 chromosome 6, ASM3666990v1, whole genome shotgun sequence genomic DNA:
- the LOC136921139 gene encoding uncharacterized protein gives MIYADDTQFYIALKDTNRSESLQRLQHCIDDIRSWSTLNKLVLNDGKTEIIHIISSFARQAPTLPLAICCGSSTIISKPEAQSLGLTIDNNLLLKSHVNNICRSAFCALTNIGKIRRFLDQKTSASLVNALVISRLDHCNSLLIGLPQYELQKIQKVFNTAARIVTRTRPDAHITPVLKSLHWLPIEARLQFKILITVFKGLNNIDAPIYIKELLEPLNSTRPLRSSTKNLLKVPKSRTKTYGDRAFSVTGPVLWNKLPDELRHELSLNSFKSKLKTFLFKHFYE, from the coding sequence ATGATCTATGCTGACGACACGCAGTTCTATATTGCACTTAAAGATACAAATAGGTCAGAATCACTGCAAAGACTTCAACACTGTATCGATGATATTAGATCCTGGTCTACTTTAAACAAGCTGGTCCTCAACGATGGAAAAACGGAGATTATTCACATTATCTCCAGCTTTGCAAGGCAAGCACCGACACTGCCCCTTGCAATATGTTGTGGAAGCTCTACGATTATATCAAAACCTGAAGCTCAAAGTCTTGGACTCACGATAGATAACAATTTATTGTTGAAGTCGCATGTTAACAATATATGCAGATCTGCATTCTGTGCCTTGACAAACATTGGAAAAATTCGTAGGTTTCTTGACCAGAAAACGTCTGCATCCTTAGTAAATGCTCTTGTGATATCACGGTTAGATCACTGTAATTCATTACTGATTGGTCTACCTCAATATGAACTCCAGAAAATTCAGAAAGTTTTCAACACTGCTGCACGTATTGTCACCAGAACTCGTCCTGATGCTCACATTACACCTGTTCTTAAATCACTTCATTGGCTGCCAATTGAAGCAAGATTACAGTTCAAGATCCTTATCACAGTTTTTAAAGGCCTAAATAACATTGATGCACCAATTTACATTAAGGAGTTATTAGAACCTCTTAACAGTACAAGACCCTTGCGTTCTTCTACTAAAAACCTGCTAAAGGTTCCAAAGTCAAGAACAAAAACATACGGTGACAGAGCATTTTCTGTCACAGGTCCTGTATTGTGGAATAAGTTGCCTGATGAGCTCAGGCATGAACTCTCATTGAACTCCTTTAAGTCTAAGTTAAAGACATTTTTGTTCAAACATTTTTATGAATGA
- the LOC136921140 gene encoding THAP domain-containing protein 11-like, translating into MPKPVNCFVPGCFNNFRNSTALQYYRIPKDSGLRTEYVRLIRNKTLKLNSDNTRICSEHFEGGRKMNPDNLLSIFPWTKAKGSRRQLIRKEPLQRQNLQQSEPSAMEMETTTTNINKEPFTVLVDDGTQCSAHKPSFVDPGTQTEVFDFIDIKQHESTILELNHTIKRLTKEVNQLNHQLKEFRFDIDNFKDSASDISFYTGFSDYEKLMLCYSIVEESSKNLNYGSYVKHTDDGKIGDFYLL; encoded by the coding sequence ATGCCCAAACCTGTAAATTGCTTTGTCCCTGGGTGCTTCAACAACTTTAGAAATTCTACTGCGCTTCAATATTACAGGATTCCCAAAGATAGTGGACTTAGAACGGAATATGTTCGCTTGATTCGAAACAAAACACTAAAACTCAACAGCGACAACACAAGGATTTGCTCCGAGCATTTCGAAGGTGGAAGGAAAATGAATCCAGACAATTTGCTCTCTATATTTCCATGGACTAAAGCAAAAGGAAGTCGAAGACAGCTTATCAGAAAAGAGCCATTACAAAGAcaaaatctgcagcaaagtgaACCGAGTGCCATGGaaatggaaacaacaacaacaaatatcaATAAAGAACCATTCACTGTGCTTGTTGACGATGGAACACAATGTTCTGCACACAAACCATCGTTTGTTGATCCAGGAACACAAACAGAAGTGTTTGACTTTATTGACATTAAACAACACGAGAGTACTATTCTTGAATTGAATCACACCATCAAAAGACTGACAAAAGAGGTGAATCAGCTAAACCATCAGTTGAAAGAATTTAGATTTGACATTGATAATTTTAAGGATAGTGCGAGTGATATTTCATTCTACACAGGTTTTagtgattatgaaaaattgaTGCTATGCTACAGCATCGTTGAAGAGTCTTCAAAGAATCTAAATTATGGATCTTATGTGAAGCACACAGATGATGGAAAGATTGGAGATTTTTACCTCCTTTAA